The sequence TTATAAGATATTCTGCAGGTAAACAAGACTTACTTTTGCCATTTTCAGAACTAGTTACTGAGAAGTTTGAAAAGTGGTTGCAAACACAAGAGTCTTCGGATAGAACATTCACACCAGAGCAAAAAGAATGGCTAGTAATGATCAAAGATACTATTGCAAGTTCTGTTTCAATTGGAATTGACGCATTAGATGATGTTCCATTTAATCAAAAAGGTGGTAGAGTAAAGTTTTACAAATTATTTGGAGACGATTATGAAAAAATATTAGACGAATTACATGAGGTGTTGATTAATTCATGAGTAAAATTATTTTAGAAAATATTAGTGAACTTCCAAAGGGCTGGATATGGGTTAAAATTCAAGATGTTACTGATGTAATTCGTGGAGGTTCTCCAAGACCTAAAGGAGATCCTAGATATTTTGGTGGAACCATTCCGTGGATAATGATTCGAGATATTAGTAAAGAAAAAGGTAAATTTCTTACAAAAACTAAAGATACAGTTACTGAAGAGGGTGCTAAAAAAAGCCGATTATTAAAAAAAGGCTCTTTGATTTTGTCAAATAGTGGAACTGTATGTGTTCCAAAAATTTTAAAAGTTGATGGTTGTATTCATGATGGATTTCTAACTTTCCCAGATATTCCTAAAAATATGAATATTGATTATGCATACTATTGGTTTGAAAAAATTCGAGCAAAAATTCGTCAAGAAAATCAACAGGGAGTAACACAAGTAAATTTAAACATTGCAATTGTAAAAGACATAGATGTTCCAATTCCTTCATTAAATGAACAAAAAAGAATTATAGATAAAATTGAAGAGTTATTTTCTTTAGTTGATTCTATTGAACAAATTTTAATTCAAACAAAAAAACAATTAAAATTTCATTACCAATCAATTTTAAAATTTTATTTTGATTCTGATTATGAAATATTACAATTAAATGATGTTTGTGATTTATTATCTGGAAGGGCATTTAAAAAAAGTGAATATTCAACAAAAGGCGTTAGACTATTTCAAATAGCAAATGTTTCCTTTGGCAAAATTATTTGGAATGATATTGCATATCTCCCGTATGAGTATTTAAAAAAATACCCTGAATTAGAATTAAAAGAAGGAGATGTGATCATGGCGTTAAATCGCCCAATTATAAATAGACAAATCAAAGTTGGAATGCTCAATCCATGTGATGTACCCTCAATTCTTTATCAACGTGTAGGTAAATTCATTTTAAATGATAATATCAATTCAAAATTTCTTTTTTATTTTTTACAATTTTCTATGTTTATCAAACAATTAGAATCTTCTCTACAAGGTATTGATATCCCATTTATCAACAAGTCCAAATTAATGTCGTTTTCAATCCCAGTACCTTCATTAAAAGAACAAAAAATAATTATCCAAAAAATTGAAGAGGAATTTTTACTTGTTCACAACACTGAAAATTCTATCAATCTATTATTGTTAAAAATCCCATTAATAAAAAATACAATATTAAAACAAGCATTTGAAGGAAAACTAA comes from Nitrosopumilus oxyclinae and encodes:
- a CDS encoding restriction endonuclease subunit S, with the protein product MSKIILENISELPKGWIWVKIQDVTDVIRGGSPRPKGDPRYFGGTIPWIMIRDISKEKGKFLTKTKDTVTEEGAKKSRLLKKGSLILSNSGTVCVPKILKVDGCIHDGFLTFPDIPKNMNIDYAYYWFEKIRAKIRQENQQGVTQVNLNIAIVKDIDVPIPSLNEQKRIIDKIEELFSLVDSIEQILIQTKKQLKFHYQSILKFYFDSDYEILQLNDVCDLLSGRAFKKSEYSTKGVRLFQIANVSFGKIIWNDIAYLPYEYLKKYPELELKEGDVIMALNRPIINRQIKVGMLNPCDVPSILYQRVGKFILNDNINSKFLFYFLQFSMFIKQLESSLQGIDIPFINKSKLMSFSIPVPSLKEQKIIIQKIEEEFLLVHNTENSINLLLLKIPLIKNTILKQAFEGKLIPQDPNDEHPEILLQKIKQEKEKYEAKIKQEKQQLIQKQKASRKKKNVK